One window from the genome of Nitrospira sp. SG-bin1 encodes:
- a CDS encoding preprotein translocase subunit TatB: MNDPQKMSEAPVTELDLRGVICPYNFVKTKLKLETLKEGQVLAVLLDDGDPIRNVPRSVENEGHTVLSQERIDQAYRVLIRREESD; this comes from the coding sequence ATGAACGATCCACAGAAGATGTCCGAAGCGCCGGTGACCGAACTTGATCTACGGGGGGTAATTTGCCCCTACAACTTCGTGAAGACGAAGCTCAAACTGGAGACTCTGAAGGAGGGGCAGGTGTTGGCCGTGCTTCTCGATGACGGAGACCCTATTCGCAATGTTCCCCGGAGTGTCGAGAATGAAGGCCATACGGTATTGTCCCAGGAACGCATCGACCAGGCCTATCGGGTGTTGATCCGTCGAGAGGAGAGTGACTGA
- a CDS encoding glutamyl-tRNA reductase — protein MHLIVVGLSHKTAPVEIRERLAVPESRLGEALTRLCSYPGVKEGILLSTCNRVEVYSVVDDIEAGYGRIQEFLADTHLSLSSEQLTPHLYWHTGDRAIGHLFRVAASLDSMIIGESQILGQLKDAFEVALAHKTTGVIMNKVVKKAISVAKRVRTETKISETAVSVSYAAVELAKKIFSNLHEKTVLLVGAGEMAKLAARHLIAHGVGHVRITTRTAQHAIDLADKFGGTPVPFDQFKDDMASADIVLVSTGAAHYILDAEDVERAVKERMNRPMFLIDISVPRNIDPSVRHVDNAFLFDIDDLKHRVEQNRAERLQEAERAERMVLEEVATMLDWMKSLEVTPTIVALRSRVDDMKRAELDKVLARLPHLSPQDRELVEGLASSIVNKLIHRTMVTLKTEINSSNGPAFVEAARRFFSLDRQPPPVQQIETYADAPRYQAEDSAESGAGDPTPEPSIHKQAR, from the coding sequence ATGCATCTGATCGTCGTCGGGTTGAGTCACAAAACGGCTCCGGTCGAAATCCGTGAGAGGTTGGCGGTTCCCGAAAGTCGTCTCGGGGAGGCCCTCACTCGCCTCTGTTCGTATCCCGGCGTCAAGGAAGGCATTCTTCTCTCGACGTGCAATCGCGTCGAGGTCTACTCGGTCGTTGATGACATTGAAGCCGGCTATGGGCGCATTCAGGAGTTTCTCGCCGACACGCATCTGTCGTTGTCGTCCGAGCAGTTGACCCCGCACCTCTATTGGCATACCGGCGATCGGGCAATCGGTCACTTATTCAGAGTCGCGGCAAGCCTCGATTCCATGATCATCGGGGAATCTCAAATCCTGGGGCAACTCAAGGATGCCTTTGAAGTGGCGCTGGCTCATAAGACGACCGGCGTGATCATGAACAAGGTCGTCAAAAAGGCCATCTCCGTGGCCAAGCGCGTACGGACTGAAACGAAAATTTCAGAAACGGCGGTGTCCGTCAGCTATGCGGCCGTCGAGCTGGCCAAGAAGATTTTTTCCAACCTCCACGAGAAGACGGTGCTGTTGGTCGGTGCAGGCGAGATGGCCAAATTGGCCGCGAGACATTTGATTGCTCACGGGGTCGGGCACGTCCGCATCACGACGAGGACCGCACAGCATGCGATCGATCTGGCCGACAAGTTCGGAGGGACTCCCGTCCCTTTCGATCAGTTCAAGGACGACATGGCGTCGGCCGACATCGTCCTGGTCTCCACTGGGGCGGCGCACTATATCCTCGACGCCGAGGACGTGGAACGAGCGGTCAAAGAACGGATGAATCGTCCGATGTTCTTGATCGATATTTCCGTCCCGCGAAACATCGATCCATCCGTTCGCCATGTCGACAATGCGTTCCTCTTCGATATCGATGATCTGAAACATCGCGTGGAACAGAATCGCGCCGAGCGACTGCAGGAGGCGGAGCGGGCTGAACGCATGGTATTGGAAGAAGTCGCCACCATGCTCGACTGGATGAAGTCGTTGGAGGTCACGCCGACGATCGTCGCGCTCCGGAGCCGCGTCGACGACATGAAACGGGCGGAGCTCGATAAAGTACTCGCGCGGTTGCCGCATTTGTCGCCTCAGGACCGCGAACTGGTGGAAGGCCTTGCCTCCTCGATCGTGAATAAATTGATTCATCGCACGATGGTCACGCTCAAGACCGAAATCAACTCGTCGAACGGTCCGGCGTTCGTCGAAGCGGCCCGTCGATTTTTTTCACTTGACCGGCAGCCGCCGCCTGTCCAGCAGATCGAGACCTATGCGGACGCGCCGCGCTATCAAGCTGAAGATTCCGCGGAGTCGGGTGCCGGCGATCCGACTCCAGAACCGTCGATTCATAAACAAGCCCGCTGA
- a CDS encoding hydroxymethylbilane synthase, whose translation MPNGQRSTLVLGTRGSKLALCQSEWFQSKIHEVMPEVRVVLKKIQTSGDKIVDVPLAKIGGKGLFVKEIEDALLAGEIDFAVHSMKDVPAQLPEGLEILCVPSREDARDALISREGRTFRDLPQGATIGTASLRRQAQLLQARPDLRIAMLRGNLDTRLRKLKEGQFDAIVLAAAGLHRLGWSQTITEYLPPILSLPAIGQGALGIEGRANDAFVRSVLLRLNHPQTHTTVAAERAFLHRLEGGCQVPIAAHATLSEERLVLDGLVASVDGKTVLRDHIEGARQQAHVLGVQLAERLLNRGGDKILREIYGSS comes from the coding sequence ATTCCGAACGGCCAACGCTCAACCTTGGTTCTTGGAACGAGAGGAAGCAAATTGGCGCTCTGTCAAAGTGAATGGTTTCAATCCAAGATTCACGAGGTCATGCCGGAAGTCCGAGTCGTGCTCAAGAAGATTCAAACATCCGGCGACAAGATTGTCGACGTGCCGTTGGCCAAAATCGGGGGCAAGGGCCTGTTCGTCAAGGAAATTGAGGACGCGTTGCTCGCCGGTGAGATCGACTTCGCCGTGCACAGTATGAAGGATGTTCCGGCGCAATTACCCGAGGGGTTGGAGATTCTCTGTGTGCCTTCCCGTGAGGATGCTCGTGATGCCTTAATCAGTCGGGAAGGACGTACCTTTCGGGATCTTCCGCAGGGAGCCACCATCGGGACGGCGAGTCTTCGCCGTCAAGCGCAACTGTTACAGGCCAGGCCGGATCTAAGGATCGCGATGCTGCGAGGCAACCTGGACACACGATTGAGGAAACTCAAAGAGGGACAGTTTGACGCCATCGTCTTGGCCGCTGCCGGTCTGCACCGGCTAGGGTGGAGCCAGACCATCACGGAATACCTGCCTCCCATCCTCAGTCTGCCTGCGATCGGGCAGGGTGCCCTCGGTATCGAAGGTCGAGCCAATGATGCATTCGTGCGGTCGGTTTTATTGCGACTCAATCATCCGCAGACCCACACGACCGTGGCGGCGGAGCGGGCCTTCTTGCACCGCCTGGAGGGCGGGTGCCAAGTGCCCATTGCGGCCCACGCCACCCTGTCCGAGGAGCGGCTGGTATTGGATGGTCTTGTCGCCAGCGTGGACGGGAAGACCGTCCTTCGTGATCACATTGAGGGGGCGCGTCAGCAGGCTCACGTTCTTGGCGTTCAGCTGGCCGAGCGACTGCTGAATCGGGGCGGAGACAAAATCCTGCGCGAGATTTACGGATCATCGTGA
- a CDS encoding HemD protein, whose product MVRRSKGKVYLVGAGPGDPGLLTLRGKECLEQADVVLYDYLANPILLAYVPDQAERIYVGRRGKGKYPEQEAINRLLIERAKAGNAVVRLKGGDPYVFGRGGEEAEVLASAGIEFEVVPGVTAAVAVPAYAGIPVTHRTLASTLTIVTGHEDSEKPTTALDWSRLAVNQGTVVFLMGMKNLSTITSTLMAEGRPGSTPVAVIRWGTRVSQQTVVGTLADIVDKAAAAHMEPPTVIVVGEVVRLRPQLNWFERRPLFGKRVLMTRAKEQAGELAARLAGYGAEPVEAPTIKIVPPLDWAPIDQAISELETYHWIIFTSVNGVDRFMTRLWANGFDARCLAGRRLCCIGPRTAQELERFGVRADVVPAEYQAEGVLDMLTRQGVSNVRILIPRAEVARELLPDELRAAGAHVDVIPVYRTVAPDQDFREWRQELMDRQIHVVTFTSSSTVRNFITMLGGVEAVKPLLRSVLIACIGPITAKTVEGYGLTVSIMPKENTIPAMVDAIAHHFESREQVTTAALP is encoded by the coding sequence GTGGTACGACGAAGCAAGGGAAAAGTCTACCTAGTCGGGGCTGGTCCGGGAGACCCGGGGCTTTTGACCCTTCGAGGAAAAGAGTGCCTTGAGCAAGCCGACGTGGTGCTCTACGATTATCTCGCCAATCCCATCCTCCTTGCTTATGTCCCGGACCAGGCGGAGCGGATTTATGTCGGGCGGAGAGGCAAGGGTAAATATCCAGAGCAGGAAGCCATCAATCGACTATTGATTGAACGAGCCAAGGCAGGCAACGCGGTGGTGCGGCTGAAGGGGGGCGATCCCTATGTCTTTGGACGAGGCGGAGAAGAAGCGGAGGTGCTCGCCTCGGCGGGGATTGAATTCGAAGTCGTTCCTGGGGTGACCGCTGCCGTTGCCGTTCCCGCGTATGCCGGTATTCCGGTAACTCATCGAACGCTGGCTTCTACGCTGACCATTGTCACGGGACATGAAGATTCCGAGAAGCCTACCACGGCCTTGGACTGGTCACGATTGGCGGTGAATCAAGGGACCGTTGTCTTTTTGATGGGCATGAAGAATCTGTCAACGATCACGTCGACCTTAATGGCCGAAGGGCGTCCTGGGTCGACTCCCGTGGCCGTCATTCGGTGGGGAACGAGAGTTTCACAGCAGACCGTCGTCGGCACGCTGGCGGATATCGTGGACAAGGCCGCGGCTGCACACATGGAGCCGCCGACGGTCATCGTGGTGGGAGAGGTCGTTCGGCTCAGACCTCAACTCAACTGGTTCGAGCGGCGTCCCCTCTTTGGGAAACGGGTGCTTATGACGCGGGCGAAAGAACAGGCCGGCGAGTTGGCGGCTCGGTTGGCCGGCTATGGAGCTGAACCGGTCGAAGCTCCGACAATTAAGATCGTTCCTCCGCTGGATTGGGCGCCCATCGATCAAGCGATCTCCGAGCTAGAGACCTACCACTGGATTATTTTTACCAGTGTCAATGGTGTGGATCGTTTCATGACGCGGTTATGGGCCAACGGGTTCGATGCACGCTGCTTGGCGGGACGACGGCTTTGCTGCATCGGACCTCGGACGGCTCAAGAATTGGAACGGTTCGGCGTAAGAGCGGATGTGGTTCCGGCAGAGTATCAGGCGGAAGGAGTGTTGGATATGCTTACCCGGCAGGGTGTGAGCAACGTCCGAATTCTGATCCCGCGTGCCGAGGTGGCGCGGGAACTGTTACCGGACGAACTGCGCGCTGCCGGAGCGCATGTCGATGTGATTCCCGTGTACCGAACGGTCGCGCCGGACCAAGACTTCCGGGAGTGGCGGCAGGAACTCATGGATCGGCAGATCCATGTCGTCACGTTCACCAGCTCTTCCACGGTCCGCAACTTCATCACGATGCTGGGCGGTGTCGAAGCGGTGAAACCGCTCTTGCGATCCGTCTTGATCGCGTGTATCGGGCCCATCACGGCCAAGACCGTAGAAGGCTATGGGTTGACGGTCTCGATCATGCCGAAGGAGAACACGATCCCCGCGATGGTGGATGCGATCGCCCATCATTTTGAAAGCCGTGAACAGGTGACCACGGCCGCACTGCCGTGA